The Primulina eburnea isolate SZY01 chromosome 13, ASM2296580v1, whole genome shotgun sequence genome includes a region encoding these proteins:
- the LOC140810845 gene encoding MADS-box transcription factor 47-like: MGREKMKMKKIEDISARQISFSKRRQGLFKKARELSTLRDAEVAAIVVSPAGKLHNYASSEIEDILCKFSMQSDKEQHSPDFQRENNNGVEHLNSGIDEKMKRLRLIMSMYLHQWGIEELQQLEMMLEAILKRVTARKIETVCKDLPTSLQTKEFEKMSTRTQSSEFRQCCDQEISGPISNMMNLEGAYFLYSQRINNTPTAQSGVRNYPEKWFPPPTDVYKANFAGANFQEMNGSGTGVVIRNWRGAFMAAQARFLPEQMDEIAASSMAAKSAVEFAAEYCFTHIVLEGDSHDTINILECSDENNPPETTCTLQEAKSYAKQLDRCSFSHVQRSGNTAAHMVAQYAINVKDEAVWLIEEPEYLNDILLADGIHLNS, encoded by the exons ATGGGAAGAGAGAAGATGAAGATGAAGAAAATTGAAGATATTTCAGCTAGACAGATTAGCTTTTCCAAGAGACGCCAAGGACTGTTTAAGAAAGCTCGTGAGCTCTCAACTCTGCGTGATGCCGAAGTCGCCGCCATTGTTGTTTCACCAGCAGGAAAGCTTCACAATTATGCAAGCTCCGA GATTGAGGACATACTCTGCAAGTTTTCTATGCAATCGGATAAAGAGCAGCATTCACCTGATTTCCAG AGAGAGAACAACAATGGTGTTGAACATTTAAATAGTGGGATAGACGAAAAGATGAAGCGACTCAG GCTCATAATGAGCATGTATCTTCACCAATGGGGAATAGAAGAACTGCAGCAGCTGGAAATGATGCTTGAAGCAATACTTAAACGCGtcacagcaagaaag ATAGAAACTGTGTGCAAAGATTTGCCTACTTCTCTTCAAACAAAA GAATTTGAAAAAATGAGCACAAGAACTCAATCATCAGAATTCAGGCAATGTTGTGATCAAGAAATTTCAGGTCCCATATCTAATATGATGAATCTTGAAGGAGCCTATTTTCTATATTCTCAAAGAATAAACAACACTCCGACCGCCCAATCTGGAGTTAGAAATTATCCAGAAAAATGGTTTCCACCACCCACAGATGTCTACAAAGCTAACTTTGCTGGAGCCAATTTCCAAGAAATGAATGGTTCTGGAACCGGGGTCGTTATCCGGAACTGGAGGGGTGCATTTATGGCCGCTCAAGCCAGGTTCTTACCAGAACAAATGGATGAGATCGCTGCATCTTCAATGGCAGCGAAATCTGCAGTTGAATTTGCTGCTGAGTACTGTTTCACACACATTGTATTGGAAGGCGATTCACATGATACAATCAATATACTCGAGTGCTCGGACGAAAATAATCCTCCAGAGACTACCTGTACCTTGCAGGAAGCTAAGAGCTATGCCAAACAATTAGATCGCTGTTCGTTTTCGCACGTTCAAAGATCGGGTAACACTGCTGCCCACATGGTTGCCCAATACGCGATAAACGTAAAGGATGAAGCCGTCTGGCTTATTGAAGAACCCGAATATCTTAATGACATCTTACTTGCTGATGGAATTCATCTGAACTCTTGA